CTGCGTGAGCGGGCCTTCTTCGCCCCGGTGCATTCGCGCTACAAGATCTACATCATCGACGAGGCCCACATGGTCACCCCGCAGGGTTTCAACGCCCTGCTGAAACTCGTCGAGGAGCCCCCTCCGCACGTCAAGTTCATCTTCGCGACGACAGAGCCCGAGAAAGTCATCGGGACGATTCGCTCCCGAACCCACCACTATCCCTTCCGGCTGGTTCCGCCGAAGGTCCTCGTCGACTACCTGGACGGGCTGTGCGTCAAGGAGGGGATCGACGTCGACCACGCCGTCCTTCCCCTCGTCGTGCGTGCCGGTGGCGGATCGGTGCGCGACAGCCTGTCGGTGCTCGATCAGCTCCTCGGCGGTGCCGCTGATGGTCACGTCAGCTATGAGCAGGCGGCGGCCCTGCTCGGCTACACCCCTGAAGCGCTCCTCGACGAGATCGTTGACGCCTTCGCTGCCGGGGACGCCCACCAGGTCTTTGCCACCATCGACAAGGTCATCGAGGTGGGCCAGGACCCGCGCCGTTTTGCCGAGGACCTGCTGCGACGGATGCGTGACCTCGTCATCATCTCGGCTGTCCCGGATGCATGCCGGACCGGACTCATCGACGTCTCCCCTGAGCAGGGGACCCGTCTGACCCATCAGGTGGCCGGTTTCGGTGCCGGAGAACTCACCCGTGCCGCCGAGGTCTTGGCTAGCGGGCTGACGCAGATGCGCGGCACCACGGCTCCCAGACTTCACCTGGAGTTGATGTGCTCTCGAATCCTGCTTCCGGCGGCTGACACCGACGGGAGAGGCATCCATGCCCGTCTGGAGCGGTTGGAGCGCAGAGTCGGTGTTTCGGGTTCGGTCACGGAGGCTGACCGTGCACAGGACCATGTTGCCCATGCAGAGAACCACGTTGCCCGTGCAGAGGACCATGCTGTCGCTCAGCCTGTCTCCCCGCCGGTTGAACCACCCCAGCAGTCCAGTGTGACCCGGAGCGTCGAGCAACCTGCCCGGCGTCCCTCGGGGCGTCCCCGTCCCAGCCGTAGGGATTACCAGCCCGGCAACCAACCGTATGGCCAGTCGTCCGCTGTCCATGACGGTCCCCGAGGAGGTGCCCAGGGTTCGCAGGAATCGTCGAATGGTTTTGGGCCCGAGCAGAGCCAGCAACCCGGGCAGCAGAGCCAGCAATCCAGATGGCAGGAACAGCAACCAGGGCAGCAGACGTCTCCACAATCCCAGCCCGATCGTGTCTCTCAGCCCGCCCCTCAGCAGACACCCCAGGAGCAGGGTGGTCTTGGCGAAGGGGCCGTCGACATCACGACCCTGCGTCGCGAGTGGCCTCAGGTGCTCGATGCCGTCAAGGAGGGGGGACGTGTCGCGTGGATGGTCCTCAACGGCTACGCCCAGGTGCTGGATGTCCACGGGAACCAAGCGACCTTGGGCTTTTCCAACCCCGGTGCTCAGGAACGGTTCGTCAACGGCAATTACCCCAAGGTCCTGCACGACGCTGTCGTCAAGGTGTTGGGG
The genomic region above belongs to Cutibacterium equinum and contains:
- a CDS encoding DNA polymerase III subunit gamma and tau, producing MEDEVVEPEAFEQDGLDLFGDEEPPRLVMPPDEPTPDDDLPPDPHDPGLLDGPETPDEPDGLQTDEDADEMTPPEGFESGLVEVSPSSALDRDRDDLPEPPLALYRRYRPETFDEVIGEEHVIEPLKRAIVNNRVNHAYLFSGPRGCGKTTTARILARALNCEQGPTPTPCGKCQSCQDLACGGPGSIDVIEIDAASHGGVDDARDLRERAFFAPVHSRYKIYIIDEAHMVTPQGFNALLKLVEEPPPHVKFIFATTEPEKVIGTIRSRTHHYPFRLVPPKVLVDYLDGLCVKEGIDVDHAVLPLVVRAGGGSVRDSLSVLDQLLGGAADGHVSYEQAAALLGYTPEALLDEIVDAFAAGDAHQVFATIDKVIEVGQDPRRFAEDLLRRMRDLVIISAVPDACRTGLIDVSPEQGTRLTHQVAGFGAGELTRAAEVLASGLTQMRGTTAPRLHLELMCSRILLPAADTDGRGIHARLERLERRVGVSGSVTEADRAQDHVAHAENHVARAEDHAVAQPVSPPVEPPQQSSVTRSVEQPARRPSGRPRPSRRDYQPGNQPYGQSSAVHDGPRGGAQGSQESSNGFGPEQSQQPGQQSQQSRWQEQQPGQQTSPQSQPDRVSQPAPQQTPQEQGGLGEGAVDITTLRREWPQVLDAVKEGGRVAWMVLNGYAQVLDVHGNQATLGFSNPGAQERFVNGNYPKVLHDAVVKVLGVDLTFTAVIGEPPATARPQFHQEPAAPEPPPVDSWASQPPGHESTSRGPAYQGRMSNDGEPDRHHPGRPFQDRPGDRQQGDADASDEPSNTSVDSSHPTDSAENTSAPDSTVEDQSGDVRDEVVESGPVAGAPDPASGEAADPEPDLEPAEAHVETAEDGQTHDAGQGHNTSEVSSHTTAGQESHSASHRWSERAKGSVRPLETAHHRPASDEEPPEEDSEWDDTILEESGESPVDLIMRELGGVVIDTSGDGDAAAR